The region cattgtcatggtcattgtcgtcgggtagaagaaaattttggcgatctgctacgacttttagttgccggcagtcgccaaaaaaattgcctaagtgggacaggcccttaactcaaaCTGGATCCCCAGAAGGAAAAATTCActaataccatttaaaaaaatagaaaataggtgcaggaggaggccgttcggcccttcgagccagcaccgccattcatcgtgatcatggctgatcatcagatAGTTACAATACTTAATTTTTTATTTACTTTTCAAATCAGACAGTTTTGTACCCATCAATGACCTAACAAACCAATtaataattcagtctgaagaaggttctcgacccaaaccgtcacccattccttttctcctgagatgctgcctgtcccgctgagttactccagcattttatatctacattcgatttaaaccagcatctgcagttctttcctacacaccaacCAATTAATATGCTTCAGGATCAAGAGGATGTTTTAAAAATAAGTTTGATCCTTCTCCTGCTCCTCAGTTAATGTAAAACGTCAATACTGAAACAAAGCAGATCACTATATTTCTTGAAGGAAGATTTTGTAGAATGTGGTACATACCCGTCACTAGCACTTAAGTTGACAGGCACAGCGCTGTAGCCTGTGGAAGTACAATTAACATACAAGGAATCGGGCCAAGGGGAGCACTGCAGAAGAGAACAAGGAGAATAGTTCAGTCCAAAGCTCTCACAATGCTTTATTGCCTTCTTAAAAGTTAAACAGGAAACCAAGCAGTTTTTCCTCATTGCAAAGAAAATTATGATTAACTGAGACAACTATGTCCAGACAATGGCAACACTTTAAAAAGAATGAAAGAGCTGAGATATACAGCAGGTATAATGTTTAAAGTGGGAGAAGAAATTGACCAGGGCCAAGAAAAATTGTATCTTTGATATAAATAAATCAGGATACAATGGCAGTGAGCTAATGCAGGACTAGTAAAATGTTATTGGTTAGGTTGAAGTAACAGGCCACATCTTACTAATGAAAGGATATAGAGAAGGTGTGGAAGGCATTAAAGGAGATCAGAGCCTTTTGTTATGAGCAAAGAGAGATCACGAAAAGAGGGAACTGTTCCAAGTTGAGAAAACCACCCAAAAGAATGAGTTCAGGCAAAAAAATTCAACTTTAAAGCACATTAATCCTGAAATTTTAACGGGTCAATCACAAAACCATGGTCAAAGCAGAAATTATACCAGTTTTCAAAATAGAAATGCTTATTCATCCAAAGAAGGAAAACTAAAGGGGTATGTCACTGGAATTACATCTTTACTTAACAAGGCAAGGCAGGCAGTATTAGAgaaacagtgttgaaacaggcccttcagctcacagatcagccatacactagttctatgttatcccacctgcatagcctacacacaaggggcaatttacagaagccaattaacctgctctgccctggaatgtgggaggaaagcagaatacccaatgaaaacccatgcagccacagggagaacgtacgaactccacactgagagcacgtagtcaggatcgagccgtgtctctggtgctatgaggcagcagctccaccactgtgccgcccttctgctATATTAAATGATACTTTTCAAGCTATCGATCAGAGAAGGAAAATTCACCTTCCCAAAATAGTTTCAAAAGGTTACAATATATAAATTTTAATTGATTTTACAATCAGAAAGTCTCTTATACTCATCAATGACCGAACAAACCAATTAATCTGCCTCAAGATTTAGAggatgttttaaaaataaatgcaatccttctccttctcctcaatTAATATAAAACTTTAATACTGAAATAAATCAGATCACTAAATTTCTGGAATGCTAGCAGGTTTCAAGAATTGGTAAGATTTCTGGAGAAACAGCATTGCCAACATGAAATTAGTAAATGTACTCAGTGGACCACATTTGTTTCACATAAAAATGCTGGCCTAATCTCAAAGTAGCATTTTATTTCTGCCTGaattaaaggttttttttttttcttaaccTCATACAAACTAGTGATGGGAGCTAACATTCACAGCGGTTCCCTTTGCAACTCTGAAAGATCTTAAaacactattgtgtgcagttttagtctaatttgaattgtgtgtagttttggtctcttaatttcaattgtgtgcagttttgatcttatattcgaggaaggacactcttgctattgagggagtgcagtgtaggttcatcaggttaattcgaggaatggcgggactgacatgtgatgaaagaatggatcgactgagcttgtattctctggaatttagaaggatgagatgggatcttatagaaacataaaactcttaagggattggacaggctagatgcaggaaaaatgttcccaacgttggggggagtccagaaccaggggtcacagcttaagaataaggggtaggccatttaggacggagatgaggaaaaaccttttcacacagagagttgtgcatctgcggaattctctgccacagaaggcagtggaggaccaattcattggatgttttcaagagagagctagatatagcatttagggctaacggaatcaagggggaaaagcaggaacagggtactgattttggatgatcagccatgatcatattgaatggcagtgcaagagctcaaagggccaaatgacctactcttgcacctattttctgtgtttctatgttccgCACAAGTCCAGCTGCTTATGTGGGCAAGCGCAACTACTTTCCAATGTGCTGATTTTCATCAAAACTAATTTCAGAGGGCACAGTGGTGGAACTGCTGGCtcttagcaccagagaccctagtttgctcctgacctcgggtgctgtctttgtggagtttgtatgttctccccatggccttatGGGTTTCACTTTCTGCGAATGTGGaatgacagaactagtgtacaggtaattGTGGTCAATATGGACTCCGTGGGTTTAATGGCATGTTGCTGCCCTGTATCGCTGAAGACTAAAATGGTAATTAGACTACAATTGGactattgcatacagttctggttgACATAATATTGGAAGGAAGTGGTAGCAATAAAgatagtgcagaagagattcaccaggatgttgcctggaatggagggttACAGTTATAAGAAGAGATTGAATAAGCTAGTTTTACTTTCACTGGAACACAGAAGGCTCAGGGGAAACCTGACAGATACTCATAAAATTATGACAGGTAAATAAATAGACAGAGTTTTTATCCGAGGGAAGGGGTGTCTAGAACTAGACTGCCCAGGTttaagttcacgttataggagtagaattaggccatttggcctatcgagcctactctgtcattcaatcatggctgatctctgcctcctaatcccattttcctgccttctcccctaacccttgacacccgttccaatcaataatttgtctatctctgccttaaaactatccactgacggcctccacagccctctgtggcaatgagttcaacagattaaccaccctctggctaaagtagttcctcctcatcaccttcctaaaagagcaccctttgattcttaggctatgacctctggtcctagactctcccaccagtggaaacatgctttccacatcccccactctatctatgcttttcattattctataagtttcaatgaggtcccccttcaaccttcaaaactccagcgagtagaggcccagtgttgtcaaacgctcatcatatgctcatcatatgctaacccactcattcctggaatcattcttgcttaagatgagaggggcgaaATTTAAAGGAGAACCAAACAGTAAATGTTTCCACACAAGGGACAGTaattatctggaatgagctgtcagagcagTTGGCATAAGCAGACATAATTACAAATCATTTAAAGACATTGACAAGAAAGATCTGACCTCTGCAAGGACCGTTGTTTCGAATGACTTTTGATACTTTTCTCTCTCTTGGATTGTGCGTTTTTCCATCTTTTCCCGATCGGTTTTCTGTTTTCGATCAGCTCCCTTaggctttaaaaacatacatgacCATTACAACCAATTtaaaagcaaagaactgcagatgctagttaatagacagaaggagacaaagtgctggagtaactcagcaggtcaggcagcatctctggagaacatgggcaggtgatgttttgggttgaatcccttcttcagactgattgtggggcggTGGGGGGACAATCAGTgttaagaagagtctcgacccgaaatgtcacctattcatgttctccagagatgctgcctgaccaactgagttactctgacactttgtgcccttttgaccATTAGAACCAATTCAGGTTTTGAAAAAGAAAATGGTCAAACTCAAATCATTTCTACACACGGAGCAAACATTGAATCCTACACCCGCTTCGCACTAAAATATAAATAATGCACATACTTTTAggagttttgttttaaaatggattGAAAGAACACAGTATGGAATATCATACTCAGTAATAAAAAAAATGAGATATGGTAAATTTATCAAAAGGGTGACCCAATGAGTTGAGCAGATGTTTCTTATACACAGGTCCAGAAGAAGTTTCATTTTAATTGCTAAATGGCCTCTAAAGCCAACCCACACTCATCCCCAgaatccaccctcccccttccccatgcaTTCTGTTCCACTAAAGTTCCAGAATATCAGGTGTAGAAATAGCCAACGGTCAATACTCTAACAATTTTACAGCTGAAGTAACTTTTTTTTCCTCCTTACGACTTAAACAACAGATATACTTTGGCTTTACAAAGAAGTGATGTTTACCAGAATAGATAATTGTCCCAACAATAGAAGTGCAGCTGCCCTTGAACCCGCTGTGGAAAGTTTTGAAATGTATTTTGGGGGCAGGCAGAGGGAGCTGTACCTTAGTTATAGAATcttatagagtggaaacaggcccttcagcccaacttgcccatgccggccaacatgtcccatctacaatagttctAGCAGATACAGCAGCAGTGGGGAATTGTGACAGCATACTGTAGCAAGAGTAATTTACAGAATGAAAAAGAGGAACATGTTTACCCTTTCATTAAAAAAACTGTTTGGTGGTCATCAGCTTGTTCTGATACTACTTTGCCACATTCACAATTCGCTGTCTCGGCAGTCCCATACCTTGAATACTTTGATCTGGCAGCTGGCAGAGTGGAGGTGCTCTGCATATTCACCATTCTCATTTTGTCTGAAGGTGTCAATCTGAATTATGAATGGAACTCCTTTCTCCCCACCATGCTTCCTGGGGGTGAActcagtactgatgcaatggacctaaaataaatagttaaaacaCTTGCAAAACGTCCACGAATCTTGCAGTGCGTTGGCGTGCCCACAAATCATAAACTGTATTCTTCTCTGCACCTGCTTTCAGATACACCGGTCAAAAGTGAGAACAATTAACCTGCAGCTTAAACGCAGAGATGATCTCGTTTGAAAAGAAAGTAAGATAATGGACGGCAGACAGAACAAATAATGAAAGGATCAGAGGTCAAATGTGAGGACAGGCAAATTAGCAGTACTACGAGTTTGGAACCGGAGGGCGAAAACTTCATAATTAAATTTCAAACAACGTGATAGTTCTTCCTGTCCACCCCCAGCAAACCATCGGCACCAGCACTTTGCATAGCATTAGAAGCCACCATGCATGACGGCAATGAGACAGTCACTTTACCTGAACAAAGACAGAAGTCCTTTTGGTGGGATCCCAGAGAAACTCAACACAATTCAGCTGCAATGGATTTGTTCGAGGCTCGAGGATGCCAACCGACAGAGGCAAGTCTGTGAAAAGTTCTCTTTTACAATAGATTCAAGATTTCTTTTGCAGCATTATTTAACTTCATGTATGACTCGACTTCTTTAGTCATGCCAAATTAAGACCAACTCATGCAAAACAAAAGACCTACAGAAGAGTGGAACCAGAAGGAATTTAAGATGCCAAACTACGAGTCATACAGCTTGCAaacaggtccatgccaaccaaaatgccccaactaagtttatcccattttcccacttgtggtccatatccttctaaacctttcctatccatgtacccatcaggCAGCAAGGTTGCAGAACAATTTCCCCAGGGTTTTAGTCCATATCTTTATCTGGCAAAATCCAGAGCTTAAAATGTCTGAATGTGGTGTGGGTGTTGTATTACCAAACTGTCGTGGTAAGGTTGATTCTAGTGATGGAGGACAAACAATTAGATGTGACCTGCCATCAACTCCCTACAACAGTGGGAAGCTCACACTCAGCCCATAGGCTACTCATGAAGCAATGCGACAGGTAGTGTTGCTCACCCAGGCCCAGAATGCGATCTCCGGGTCGATTCCAACGCCAATTTTCCAGCTGCTGGTGCTCTGTATATTGCAGGCGCCGGTCATGGAAAACCACACGGATAATGCTCTGGAAGACAACAGTTGATTAACTAGAAATTATAAGGTAGAACCGGGATTGGATACAGGACAGAATGCCCGGGCGTTAACATAGAAAGGACAGGTTAATCTGGCCTGATACTTCACATTGCTCTGTGCTGGGTGAagagggagatggtggtgagCTTGCTcggtctatttgaataaatttacTTCAATTGAACTGTTTTAGAAGCAAGGCCAAGCAACTGGAATTATCTACATAAGTATTTAGGAATGAACCATAAGCAAATGTCCCTCCTTTATATTTAACAGTCATAGAGcagggaaacaagcctttcgaccCAACCATCCAAGGTGCCCATCTATACATATCCGaccttgcccatgtttggcccatatccctctaaacctttcctattcatgtatcagtccaaatgtcttttacatgccaTTAtcctacctgcctcaaatacctcctctggcagctcattccatatacctaccacccgctGAAAAGTTGACccatcaggttcctgttaaatctttccccctcaccttaagctcaTGCACACAGGTTTTACCCGACTCGGGTtgagtgcacagagtcttttacccagacatccaAAACAGCGAACAAACGATACAAATAATCAaagtgtggcggctcccgagggtcgggccataccactcacgacccctcggcacgggaatgggtcgagccaaggaggctaTTACAAAAGTCTATTAACAGGAAAAATGCATGGAAAATGACAAGAATTGGAGCACTTCACAGCAGAAAATATAGGAAGTCGGACCAACAGTCAGTCAGCCATTCAACAGTCAAACATCAGCCTGCTCTACCATTCgacaagatcatggctgaccttccaccacaaccctattttcctgcccGATCCCCACAAACCCTCAATTCCTCCAATATTCAAAAATCTATTGATTGAACCGGATGACCTTCTGCAACTCTCGGTCATTGAGATTTTGAAGGATTCCCCAGCCTTGGAGTGAAAAAATTACTGTCCTACTGGAATCCTTAAATCTGGTGGAAACCTCAGATGGTGGAAACATTCCCCATATCTCCTCTTAAGCTTTAAAGAATTGCTTACATTTCAATTTCCCCTCTCATTGTTTAAAATACTGGAGGCCATGCCTACCTAATGTCTCCTGGTTTGATGATCCAACTATCTCAGAACAAGTGAGGATGCAAGATCACACAGATAAGGAGGCAACAGAACGATGTATTGTTTATTAATATTCAATAATGAATCTCTGGTGAGCTCAGTAATGAAGTACATATGATATACATGGGCATAATACAAGGGCCTTTGACTCCTAGGTTAATACTTCTGGGGCAAGTGGAAGAGGATAAAGGTGTGGCACAACATCTCAACAATTTAACAGTTGAATTGCCATTCAAAGGCAAAATACAAAAACAGACCTGTGGTGAATGTTAAATGTAATGCCACACAACCCAGTCTCAGGATTACACAAATGGCATATGCTACACTGGTTGATGACCCACACTttccacatagaacagtacatcacaggagcaggccctttgacccaagtgCCTGATAGGAtatcaggttaaactaatctcttctgcctgcatgtgatccatatacctctatttgcctgcatatccatgagcccatCTAAAAGCCACCTACATGCCACAATCATATTTGCCTTCACCACCCCTGGTAGTGCTACACCCAtgactctgtttaaaaaaaaacttgccctgcacagctCCTattaattttgcccctctcatctggaAGCAATGCCCACTATTCATCCTGGGGGAAAAAGGATTGGCCTTCTACACTCTGTACACCCTCAATTTTATacatctatcaagtctcccctctgcctcagacagtccagagaaagcaatccaatttTCCAGACATGGGGAAATGTCTTACCTTTACATATTTCCCAATTATTGCTTGACAGTCTTCCAGTTTTTTGTTGCCAACCATGCTGATTTCATAGGATTGGCCTGGTTGATAAGAAAGCAAAATGTTGGTACACCCTACCCCTTTAAATAGAAATGAATTCATTCAATGTCCAACAATTCAACTTAGTTAAACATTATATCTACTATTTTCGTAAATTAATCAATTCAAATTAAATTCAACTTTATTGAGTGCACAGACAACGTTGTGTTATCAGCAGCAAACACTTATTTTCATTGTAGAGATCTTTAATGTATCTCGCACATTCCAGATAATCCCCGAACCAATTTAGACTGAATGTGGCAGCATGGGTCTCACTCACACCTGGAATAGACTCCACATTCAAGTTCGGTAATTTACCTTTTGGGGGATTGGGGTTGATCATAaccatttttcccctctcaaaacATTCCCATAAATATATATTATCCAATATCTGTAACTCATCTGAAGGTTCTTACGAACCTTTTCTGCAGTAACCTGCTTGCTGGATTCAACTTAGTTTCATATATACTAGCCAACTCTTTACAATATTTCCTTACAGTCTAGATTGCTACATGACAAGACAACACTTTTAACTTTATTTTCAAGACAAGTTAACGTTACATATACTTTATGCATTTTACGCACACTCACCCTCAAAATTCAAGAAAGTCCATAATTCGTCAATTACCCTTTACAAGAACGTCTTTTGATAGTTGTTCGAACTGAGAGGGTCTTGGAACCAAGAGTTCTTACAGCTGCCCGACAAATGCAGCTTCTTTTCATCCTCTCCTGCATAATTCTTTATTCACTTCAGGAAGGGTTGGCTGCTCCCAGAGTTCTTgtttgattttaaaaaacaaaacacttTTCGAAAATCCTCAATGTTGTTTCATCCCTCCTGACATTAACCCAGAAGCTATCAACATTTCAACATTTCTGTTAACTGTATGTTCTGGGAGAAGGGGTTCCCAGACAAACCCAATAGTGCTTCAATGTGTTTATATCCAATTGTCAACAGAAAATGGGTGTCACAGATTGGGAAACACGCAGACAACAGAAACATTTGGCATGTCCGTTTGAAACAGTACcgtttaaaaaataatcaaacaGATCAGTTTATCTTCAATTAAAAGAGTAATGCTGCTAATTAAGTGAAAAAAAATAACCAGCTAATTAATTCAAAGACATTCCTGATTACCATTCAATGCAAACTTTACACTTTGCTGTAACCAGATTAcccaatataaacatagcacaaaaagtaaggaaatttgtgtttggtagattatttctttgttgtaacaatgcttcttggcaataaatcttataccgttggaaagcctgtttatttcccttttaaatggtgccacatttgtaaggaacatgcatttgtgggatgagcagcagagttgagtatatgggttgcgcccatgataaatttgccaaatcttctctgccaatgccaaacagcttattctgctattgctattgactcttgttttgagcttctggtacccccaggtgctgacaatcaggtgcctgattggcacctgattggcagcatctgtgagcatgggccctgctacagtggtcagtagttgtctgctccaagaatcggcatgccacgtttgactgatctggatagggcccgtgcgatagggcaacttcaagctggtgttcc is a window of Rhinoraja longicauda isolate Sanriku21f chromosome 8, sRhiLon1.1, whole genome shotgun sequence DNA encoding:
- the tfcp2l1 gene encoding transcription factor CP2-like protein 1 isoform X8 encodes the protein MLFWHTQPEHYHHQHHNSNGHLRDVLALPVFKEGESNPSPGTDAKILPFQYSLCASTSPAVKLHEETLTYLNQGQSYEISMVGNKKLEDCQAIIGKYVKSIIRVVFHDRRLQYTEHQQLENWRWNRPGDRILGLDLPLSVGILEPRTNPLQLNCVEFLWDPTKRTSVFVQVHCISTEFTPRKHGGEKGVPFIIQIDTFRQNENGEYAEHLHSASCQIKVFKPKGADRKQKTDREKMEKRTIQEREKYQKSFETTVLAECSPWPDSLYVNCTSTGYSAVPVNLSASDGNCSPTSQDELLPLSTDHLSPTASNQDAQQWLIRNRFSAFCWLFGNFSGADMLKMTKEDLIQICGPADGIRLFNTIKGRTIHPKLTIYMCQEHEQNRTNYLHKQQSQGVVDASYGG
- the tfcp2l1 gene encoding transcription factor CP2-like protein 1 isoform X9, with the translated sequence MVGNKKLEDCQAIIGKYVKSIIRVVFHDRRLQYTEHQQLENWRWNRPGDRILGLDLPLSVGILEPRTNPLQLNCVEFLWDPTKRTSVFVQVHCISTEFTPRKHGGEKGVPFIIQIDTFRQNENGEYAEHLHSASCQIKVFKPKGADRKQKTDREKMEKRTIQEREKYQKSFETTVLAECSPWPDSLYVNCTSTGYSAVPVNLSASDGNCSPTSQDELLPLSTDHLSPTASNQDAQQWLIRNRFSAFCWLFGNFSGADMLKMTKEDLIQICGPADGIRLFNTIKGRTIHPKLTIYMCQEHEQNRTNYLHKQQSQGVVDASYVYHPIFLEELTAIELTEKIAKMYSISPQQINQIYRQGPSGIHVLVSDEVVKNFCDEVCFVICILKAEQSDGYHIILK
- the tfcp2l1 gene encoding transcription factor CP2-like protein 1 isoform X6, whose translation is MLFWHTQPEHYHHQHHNSNGHLRDVLALPVFKEGESNPSPGTDAKILPFQYSLCASTSPAVKLHEETLTYLNQGQSYEISMVGNKKLEDCQAIIGKYVKSIIRVVFHDRRLQYTEHQQLENWRWNRPGDRILGLDLPLSVGILEPRTNPLQLNCVEFLWDPTKRTSVFVQVHCISTEFTPRKHGGEKGVPFIIQIDTFRQNENGEYAEHLHSASCQIKVFKPKGADRKQKTDREKMEKRTIQEREKYQKSFETTVLAECSPWPDSLYVNCTSTGYSAVPVNLSASDGNCSPTSQDELLPLSTDHLSPTASNQDAQQWLIRNRFSAFCWLFGNFSGADMLKMTKEDLIQICGPADGIRLFNTIKGRTIHPKLTIYMCQEHEQNRTNYLHKQQSQGVVDASYAEQSDGYHIILK
- the tfcp2l1 gene encoding transcription factor CP2-like protein 1 isoform X5, encoding MQTHPFCWSMLEREGQSYEISMVGNKKLEDCQAIIGKYVKSIIRVVFHDRRLQYTEHQQLENWRWNRPGDRILGLDLPLSVGILEPRTNPLQLNCVEFLWDPTKRTSVFVQVHCISTEFTPRKHGGEKGVPFIIQIDTFRQNENGEYAEHLHSASCQIKVFKPKGADRKQKTDREKMEKRTIQEREKYQKSFETTVLAECSPWPDSLYVNCTSTGYSAVPVNLSASDGNCSPTSQDELLPLSTDHLSPTASNQDAQQWLIRNRFSAFCWLFGNFSGADMLKMTKEDLIQICGPADGIRLFNTIKGRTIHPKLTIYMCQEHEQNRTNYLHKQQSQGVVDASYVYHPIFLEELTAIELTEKIAKMYSISPQQINQIYRQGPSGIHVLVSDEVVKNFCDEVCFVICILKAEQSDGYHIILK
- the tfcp2l1 gene encoding transcription factor CP2-like protein 1 isoform X4, producing the protein MNSFLFKGVGCTNILLSYQPGQSYEISMVGNKKLEDCQAIIGKYVKSIIRVVFHDRRLQYTEHQQLENWRWNRPGDRILGLDLPLSVGILEPRTNPLQLNCVEFLWDPTKRTSVFVQVHCISTEFTPRKHGGEKGVPFIIQIDTFRQNENGEYAEHLHSASCQIKVFKPKGADRKQKTDREKMEKRTIQEREKYQKSFETTVLAECSPWPDSLYVNCTSTGYSAVPVNLSASDGNCSPTSQDELLPLSTDHLSPTASNQDAQQWLIRNRFSAFCWLFGNFSGADMLKMTKEDLIQICGPADGIRLFNTIKGRTIHPKLTIYMCQEHEQNRTNYLHKQQSQGVVDASYVYHPIFLEELTAIELTEKIAKMYSISPQQINQIYRQGPSGIHVLVSDEVVKNFCDEVCFVICILKAEQSDGYHIILK
- the tfcp2l1 gene encoding transcription factor CP2-like protein 1 isoform X7; amino-acid sequence: MKTAEVPGQSYEISMVGNKKLEDCQAIIGKYVKSIIRVVFHDRRLQYTEHQQLENWRWNRPGDRILGLDLPLSVGILEPRTNPLQLNCVEFLWDPTKRTSVFVQVHCISTEFTPRKHGGEKGVPFIIQIDTFRQNENGEYAEHLHSASCQIKVFKPKGADRKQKTDREKMEKRTIQEREKYQKSFETTVLAECSPWPDSLYVNCTSTGYSAVPVNLSASDGNCSPTSQDELLPLSTDHLSPTASNQDAQQWLIRNRFSAFCWLFGNFSGADMLKMTKEDLIQICGPADGIRLFNTIKGRTIHPKLTIYMCQEHEQNRTNYLHKQQSQGVVDASYVYHPIFLEELTAIELTEKIAKMYSISPQQINQIYRQGPSGIHVLVSDEVVKNFCDEVCFVICILKAEQSDGYHIILK